Proteins encoded in a region of the Triplophysa rosa linkage group LG6, Trosa_1v2, whole genome shotgun sequence genome:
- the si:ch211-67e16.4 gene encoding uncharacterized protein si:ch211-67e16.4 isoform X2 gives MDVNLTISLMRGQMGAVIEKAVNVAVETVLGEMIRVVGLKFEEIKREMTVKEKENENIRKMLETSRSQMKTMRKYITLLSSKDQNRVYQGDGAVTPPGVMCRKGPTSTLSACTKPPIPCTRPRIIEPAPVSGPAWVRQQTHMPKAPNVVHEPIRSENFYTEEIHGSSGHKGNSSGQLVDSQELLSETSDPIWGPNPLTSAEAEHTDMADTGVLSTPIMTEEPSQTATSMTFGAPSLKIKQEEAEVEIVCVKDEHSEAANLPKFEFSNHDLHHQMGEPELGVPLDLPGSFQGLQCPSTTGEFTIPSFIGVDPSTSVSDVGDLIPESFDTDGCTPVEKTILELQGEMGSKINHLTALVQSLMGNTPQMGDDEEDFVFPVMSMEDLDRLEHKLKDRGMMQKLVKRLSNSGGQTMRKTIWRICTKVFATSVAKQLNWCGRGDKRGLRKTNIGELIIAAAIRNKALLTPTEAEAEKCIKDYLRYAPGRPT, from the exons ATGGATGTGAATCTGACCATCTCTCTGATGCGCGGTCAGATGGGCGCCGTCATTGAAAAAGCGGTAAACGTGGCGGTGGAGACCGTTTTAGGAGAGATGATCCGGGTGGTCGGTCTCAAGTTTGAGGAGATCAAGCGCGAGATGACCGTCAAAGAGAAGGAGAACGAGAACATCAGGAAGATGTTGGAGACGTCCCGCTCTCAGATGAAAACAATGCGCAAGTATATTACGCTCCTGTCGTCAAAAGACCAGAACAGAGTGTATCAGGGTGATGGAGCTGTGACACCACCAGGGGTGATGTGCAGAAAAGGACCAACGAGCACCTTGTCAGCGTGTACAAAACCCCCAATCCCTTGCACCAGACCTAGAATTATTGAACCTGCCCCTGTCAGTGGACCCGCATGGGTCAGACAGCAGACGCACATGCCCAAAGCTCCAAATGTTGTTCATGAGCCAATAAGAAGTGAGAATTTCTATACTGAGGAGATCCATGGATCTTCAGGTCATAAAG GTAATTCAAGCGGACAGCTGGTGGACAGTCAAGAACTTCTATCTGAGACCAGTGATCCAATATGGGGTCCAAACCCTCTGACCTCTGCAGAGGCCGAGCACACAGACATGGCGGACACCGGTGTCCTCTCAACACCTATCATGACTGAAGAACCATCCCAAACTGCCACCTCCATGACCTTCGGTGCACCATCGCTTAAGATCAAACAGGAGGAGGCTGAGGTGGAGATTGTCTGTGTGAAGGATGAACACTCAGAGGCAGCCAATTTACCCAAGTTTGAATTTTCCAACCATGATCTTCACCATCAAATGGGGGAACCTGAGCTTGGGGTCCCACTCGATTTACCTGGATCCTTTCAGGGTCTTCAGTGTCCAAGCACTACAGGAGAATTTACAATCCCATCCTTCATCGGTGTGGACCCATCCACCT CCGTTTCTGATGTGGGAGATCTGATTCCTGAGAGTTTCGATACCGATGGATGTACAC CTGTAGAAAAGACAATTCTAGAGTTGCAAGGAGAGATGGGTTCAAAAATCAATCACCTGACGGCATTGGTTCAGTCTCTTATGGGCAACACACCTCAGATGGGAGATGATGAAGAGGATTTTGTCTTCCCTGTGATGTCAATGGAGGATCTTGACAGATTGGAGCACAAACTTAAGGATAGAGGGATGATGCAGAAGTTG GTGAAGAGATTGTCTAATAGTGGAGGGCAAACTATGAGAAAAACCATATGGAGAATTTGCACCAAAGTTTTTGCCACCAGTGTGGCCAAACAGCTCAACTGGTGTGGGAGGGGAGACAAGCGAGGCTTACGAAAAACAAACATCGGAGAACTGATAATAG CTGCTGCTATAAGGAACAAAGCCCTTCTCACTCCCACAGAAGCAGAAGCAgagaaatgtataaaagattACCTGCGTTACGCCCCAGGGAGGCCCACCTAA
- the si:ch211-67e16.4 gene encoding uncharacterized protein si:ch211-67e16.4 isoform X3 produces the protein MDVNLTISLMRGQMGAVIEKAVNVAVETVLGEMIRVVGLKFEEIKREMTVKEKENENIRKMLETSRSQMKTMRKYITLLSSKDQNRVYQGDGAVTPPGVMCRKGPTSTLSACTKPPIPCTRPRIIEPAPVSGPAWVRQQTHMPKAPNVVHEPIRSENFYTEEIHGSSGHKGNSSGQLVDSQELLSETSDPIWGPNPLTSAEAEHTDMADTGVLSTPIMTEEPSQTATSMTFGAPSLKIKQEEAEVEIVCVKDEHSEAANLPKFEFSNHDLHHQMGEPELGVPLDLPGSFQGLQCPSTTGEFTIPSFIGVDPSTYTVKEKTTAEKHREYRARRDADPVRREKYLRSERERWRRNIEAGKKKRIIDLCEKAQRWRRKKWREAKERQRTKNHFGPS, from the exons ATGGATGTGAATCTGACCATCTCTCTGATGCGCGGTCAGATGGGCGCCGTCATTGAAAAAGCGGTAAACGTGGCGGTGGAGACCGTTTTAGGAGAGATGATCCGGGTGGTCGGTCTCAAGTTTGAGGAGATCAAGCGCGAGATGACCGTCAAAGAGAAGGAGAACGAGAACATCAGGAAGATGTTGGAGACGTCCCGCTCTCAGATGAAAACAATGCGCAAGTATATTACGCTCCTGTCGTCAAAAGACCAGAACAGAGTGTATCAGGGTGATGGAGCTGTGACACCACCAGGGGTGATGTGCAGAAAAGGACCAACGAGCACCTTGTCAGCGTGTACAAAACCCCCAATCCCTTGCACCAGACCTAGAATTATTGAACCTGCCCCTGTCAGTGGACCCGCATGGGTCAGACAGCAGACGCACATGCCCAAAGCTCCAAATGTTGTTCATGAGCCAATAAGAAGTGAGAATTTCTATACTGAGGAGATCCATGGATCTTCAGGTCATAAAG GTAATTCAAGCGGACAGCTGGTGGACAGTCAAGAACTTCTATCTGAGACCAGTGATCCAATATGGGGTCCAAACCCTCTGACCTCTGCAGAGGCCGAGCACACAGACATGGCGGACACCGGTGTCCTCTCAACACCTATCATGACTGAAGAACCATCCCAAACTGCCACCTCCATGACCTTCGGTGCACCATCGCTTAAGATCAAACAGGAGGAGGCTGAGGTGGAGATTGTCTGTGTGAAGGATGAACACTCAGAGGCAGCCAATTTACCCAAGTTTGAATTTTCCAACCATGATCTTCACCATCAAATGGGGGAACCTGAGCTTGGGGTCCCACTCGATTTACCTGGATCCTTTCAGGGTCTTCAGTGTCCAAGCACTACAGGAGAATTTACAATCCCATCCTTCATCGGTGTGGACCCATCCACCT ACACTGTAAAGGAAAAAACAACTGCTGAGAAACATAGAGAGTACAGGGCGAGAAGGGACGCTGATCCTGTACGCAGGGAAAAGTACCTCaggagtgagcgagagagatggAGAAGGAATATTGAGGCAGGGAAAAAGAAGAGAATCATTGACCTGTGCGAGAAGGCTCAGAGGTGGAGGCGCAAGAAGTGGAGAGAGGCAAAAGAACGTCAAAGAACAAAGAACCATTTCGGGCCGTCCTGA
- the si:ch211-67e16.3 gene encoding uncharacterized protein si:ch211-67e16.3: MTDTITLLTFSLFLILQNVCSQGDFYVSAPLDHTLNEDGSVNVTCEHDEHKDWEWDAKLKMKGGEVVCEVSPQNSMNSKCTWLREGENKFKFTLKNLEARHKDELFFCEISKVRPIPIKSIKGKETKLFQGSNIPFPPPGRTCSCPTPTSGLKSCPPPNSPGNKYELLLCVMLIWVVLLLLYSAIITGVYIRLRVTKVESSDIPTYMPMKRKVKRHDADNTEYEDMRKVQKQGHIRDSNYNC, from the exons ATGACTGACACCATCACTCTGCTCACCTTCAGCCTTTTTCTCATTCTTCAGAATG TGTGTTCACAGGGTGACTTCTATGTGAGTGCCCCTCTGGACCATACGCTGAATGAAGACGGATCGGTCAATGTCACATGTGAGCACGATGAACACAAAGACTGGGAATGGGATGCCAAGCTGAAAATGAAGGGGGGCGAAGTTGTCTGCGAGGTTTCTCCCCAAAATAGTATGAATTCAAAATGCACATGGTTGCGCGAGGGAGAAAACAAATTCAAGTTCACCTTGAAAAACCTGGAGGCCAGACACAAAGACGAACTGTTTTTTTGTGAGATATCCAAAGTAAGACCTATACCAATCAAATCTATAAAAGGAAAGGAGACCAAGCTTTTCCAAG GAAGTAATATTCCTTTTCCTCCACCGGGGAGAACGTGTTCATGCCCTACCCCAACATCTGGACTAAAGAGTTGCCCGCCACCAAACTCACCTGGAAATAAATACGAGCTTTTACTCTGTGTTATGCTTATTTGGGTGGTGCTCCTCTTGCTCTATAGTGCGATTATCACCGGTGTCTACATCAGACTGAGG GTCACAAAAGTTGAGTCTTCTGACATTCCAACGTATATGCCGATGAAG aGGAAAGTAAAACGGCATGATGCAGACAACACAGAATATGAAGACATGCGTAAAGTGCAGAAGCAAGGACACATCAGAGATAGTAACTACAACTGCTGA
- the LOC130555883 gene encoding cytotoxic T-lymphocyte protein 4-like, with translation MIIILLTIILYTPLGIALHVSQPYRVEGKAEYVPLHCLFRSKLRPEEMQVSLYRGLHGQERICSAYVNMSEPYFTTDGTVHCRGNISSGRVDMVIYGLKGEDTDIYRCEVEILYPPPYLSKVGNGTVVYIQDTRNCSTAFTQGQSHRQISEWSSVSNDAGPLPLLYAILIITSCIFILQIMKMIWKRRDTGSMALMASQKDSYSKF, from the exons ATGATTATCATACTTCTCACAATCATTTTATATACCCCGCTGGGAATTG CCCTGCACGTTTCTCAGCCTTATCGGGTGGAAGGAAAAGCGGAATATGTCCCTCTACACTGCCTCTTCCGTTCAAAATTAAGGCCAGAGGAAATGCAGGTGTCTCTGTATAGGGGTCTGCATGGCCAAGAGAGGATATGTAGTGCATATGTCAACATGTCTGAGCCCTACTTTACAACAGATGGAACAGTTCATTGCAGGGGGAATATAAGCTCTGGAAGAGTAGATATGGTCATCTACGGACTCAAGGGGGAAGACACAGACATCTATCGCTGTGAGGTCGAGATTCTGTATCCACCTCCATATCTCAGTAAGGTTGGGAACGGCACTGTTGTTTACATACAAG ACACCCGAAACTGCTCCACGGCATTCACGCAGGGTCAGAGTCACAGACAGATTTCTGAGTGGTCGTCTGTGAGCAATGACGCGGGTCCTCTTCCTCTGCTATATGCCATTCTTATCATCACTTCCTGTATCTTTATTCTGCAG ATAATGAAGATGATCTGGAAACGGAGGGACACTGGGTCCATGGCACTTATGGCTTCACAAAAAGACAGCTATAGTAAATTTTAG
- the LOC130555953 gene encoding uncharacterized protein LOC130555953, protein MHEQWMLALILLRTLFHPELTESSIVCEDEKKCGCLNKERNVQIKRVYENTTAIIPCPNLEEDEELISASLHKGKTQLHFTSDMMNSQELCEKFQVSKQNYSISYMIHGTESKDTGIYICTIETQIGQSTTSKENNTILLVKGAQQSTEPSELSDPCPSRLTVIFYPLLGVAIFYDLIITVIVCVLVYKFKKKKPPENPYMNTRRGRRYRIR, encoded by the exons ATGCACGAGCAGTGGATGCTGGCATTGATCCTTCTTCGTACACTTTTTCATCCAGAACTTACTGAATCCTCTATAGTCTGTGAGGATGAAAAAAAATGTGGCTGTCTCAACAAAG AGAGAAACGTGCAAATAAAAAGAGTGTATGAAAACACAACAGCTATTATCCCCTGTCCAAACCTGGAAGAGGATGAAGAACTCATATCTGCCAGTCTACACAAGGGAAAGACACAGCTGCACTTTACTTCAGACATGATGAACAGTCAAGAATTATGTGAGAAGTTTCAAGTGTCCAAACAAAACTACAGCATCTCATATATGATTCACGGCACCGAATCCAAAGACACAGGAATCTACATATGCACAATAGAAACGCAGATCGGACAAAGCACAACCTCAAAGGAAAACAATACTATACTGCTTGTCAAAG GTGCTCAGCAGTCCACAGAACCGTCAGAGTTATCTGACCCCTGCCCTTCAAGACTGACAGTGATTTTTTATCCACTTTTGGGGGTTGCTATTTTTTACGACCTGATAATAACAGTGATTGTCTGTGTTCTCGTA tataaATTCAAGAAGAAGAAGCCACCTGAGAACCCGTACATGAACACAAGACGTGGACGACGATATAGGATCAGATAA